The bacterium genome includes a region encoding these proteins:
- a CDS encoding 4Fe-4S binding protein has product MPEIRVDENRCKGCELCTKACPKECISMSQTFSVTGYYPAKLAKQDCCIGCGLCAQICPDLAISVWK; this is encoded by the coding sequence ATGCCCGAAATAAGGGTGGACGAGAACCGCTGCAAGGGTTGCGAGCTTTGCACCAAGGCCTGTCCCAAGGAGTGCATCTCCATGTCCCAGACCTTCAGCGTTACCGGCTATTACCCGGCCAAGCTGGCCAAACAGGACTGCTGCATCGGCTGCGGGCTGTGCGCCCAGATCTGTCCCGACCTGGCCATCTCGGTCTGGAAATAA